A region of Microtus ochrogaster isolate Prairie Vole_2 linkage group LG1, MicOch1.0, whole genome shotgun sequence DNA encodes the following proteins:
- the Jsrp1 gene encoding junctional sarcoplasmic reticulum protein 1 — protein MTARGLEDLDGGLGSCLPSDDFSLLEEPSSGRRPDGKAQGASRLADSSRWTPVLQDPVTAGTAEKELVAQEGLGTGKGIPKAGTSPRSVPARRKLQAAPPLKPPPPPPPPRDDLPWGDLTLNKCLVLASLVALLGSAVQLCQDAVAGEVAVEVPQKWVPPSPPPKKPEVPAPKPPLLVPPSGPPEPPGPQVQKQEKPEAAEAETQREPGGSTTEASGEECAPLGGRGSQERPRKKSKKGEKLKKDKLRREKPRKEERQWVTREPRQSLSRRWEAHEGGHRPWTLSSRELEHEKRQAWAPRRRHDRDNRPRQKPRGGKGRD, from the exons ATGACAGCCAGAGGCTTGGAGGATCTGGATGGGGGCCTGGGCAGCTGCCTCCCCAGCGATGATTTCTCCTTACTGGAGGAGCCAAGCTCAGGCCGACGGCCAGATGGCAAGGCACAAG GGGCATCCAGGCTGGCCGACTCTAGTCGCTGGACACCC GTCCTCCAGGACCCAGTGACTGCCGGCACTGCAGAGAAAGAGCTCGTGGCCCAGGAGGGTCTGGGAACCGGCAAAGGGATTCCTAAAGCTGGGACAA GCCCCCGGAGCGTTCCCGCACGCAGAAAGTTGCAGGCTGCCCCTCCCCTGAAGCccccgccgccaccaccaccgcccagggaCGACCTGCCTTGGGGAGACCTGACGCTCAACAAGTGCCTGGTGCTGGCCTCACTGGTGGCACTGCTGGGCTCGGCTGTCCAGCTCTGTCAGG ACGCAGTGGCTGGGGAGGTGGCGGTGGAAGTCCCTCAGAAGTGGGTCCCCCCCAGTCCTCCACCCAAGAAACCAGAGGTGCCTGCG CCTAAGCCTCCACTCTTGGTGCCCCCATCCGGGCCTCCTGAGCCACCCGGACCCCAGGTACAGAAGCAGGAAAAGCCTGAGGCTGCAGAAGCAGAAACCCAGAGGGAGCCTGGCGGGTCCACCACAGAGGCCTCTGGAGAGGAGTGCGCACCCCTTGGTGGCCGAGGGTCCCAGGAGAGGCCgaggaagaagtcaaagaaaggagagaagctgAAGAAGGACAAACTGAGGAGGGAGAAgcccaggaaggaggagaggcagTGGGTCACCAGGGAGCCCCGCCAATCCCTGTCCCGGCGCTGGGAGGCACACGAAGGAGGCCATCGGCCATGGACGCTGTCCTCCAGGGAACTAGAGCATGAGAAGCGGCAGGCCTGGGCTCCCCGGCGACGCCACGACCGTGACAACCGACCCAGACAGAAGCCCCGTGGGGGAAAGGGGCGCGATTGA